A window of Bifidobacteriaceae bacterium genomic DNA:
CGCCCAGGGCTTGGCGATTGTCGAAATCCCCGACGATGCCGACCGCCAACCCGTCGATCCCCCGCCCGGCTTGGAAGTCCACTGGGTTCCCAGGAAGGATCCGCACGCCCGCCCCGGCCTGGCGGCCCTCGCCGAAGCGCGGACCCACACACCGCCCGAACCTTCCACCGCCCAGGCGTACCTGGCCGGCGAGCAGCACTTGGTGGCGGAGGCCCGCCGCCACTTGGTGGCCGCACGGGTCCCGAAGCCCCGGATCGCGTTCACCGGCTACTGGAAGGCGGGACACGGCCAACCGCGCTAACGCGGCAAAGCCATCCGGCCCGGCGGGAGCCGGGCAACGCCTGGCGGCCGCCATATTCCCAAGTCCAGCACGGCGTCGACCCGCCACCGGAGGGCGGCGAGGAACCGGCCGCGCTCACGCGGCAAAGCCGCACTGTTTCCGGGCAGGAGTTCGGGGCGGGCGGGCGTGGCGGACCGCCGCGCCGTCAACATAGGCGACGGGCAGGTGTTCGGGGTGGGCGGGCGAGCCGACGTGGCGGGGAGGTGATCTGCGGAGCTGGGCGAACGGCATCGGGCGCGGGGCGGTTCTTGACCATGCCGCCTGGGGCTGGCGGCATGGTTAGCCGGGGACGCCCTCGGCGATCTGGGCGAGAGCCGCGAGGTGCGCCTCGAGCGACTCCTTGCCGGCGGGGGTGAGCGCCACCCAGGTCAGGCGGCGGGCGTCCGCCCGGAGGGAAGAACTCTCCTTGCGCTGTTTGACCAGGCCAGCGTCGGCCAAGACCTTGAGGTTCTTGGACAGGTTCGCGTCGTTCAGGCCGAGGGTGTCGCGGATGACGGAGAACTCCAGTTCCGACACGCGCCGCAGCAGGCTGCAAATGCGCAGGCGCGTTGGCGAATGGATAACCTCGTTGAAAGCGGCCGGAGGCTTTTTCACGCGGCGCCGCCAGGCTTGCCGCCCAGTTCGGCGCGAAGGGCGTTGTCATACCGGGGACCGGCGATCAGCATCGCGCCGCTGGCGATCACGGCCGGCGCCAGGACCCACCAGTGCGGGACGTGGGCGAGCTTGATGATCTGGCCAGCCGCCGCAGCGAGCAGGTAGACGCCCATGCTCCCGAACAGGAGCCACCTCGCCTTAGCGCCGACGGGCCCAGCCGCCAAGACCCCGTAGCGCTGGCGGTAGACGGTCACCATGTTGCCGAGCGCGGCCACGCCGACGGCGGTGACCACCACGAACACAGGCGTGGGCATGACCTGCGCGATCACGAACACGGCCACGATCACCGCCATCAACGGGTGGTACCAATTCGGCGTGGCGACTCGCCGCGCCAGTTTGGAATTGTCCCATTCCAGGGCCTCCAGCGCGGCCCGCGCCTGGGCAGGCGTTGGCTGATCGACTTGGTCGAGGTCTCCTTCGGGTTCGAGGCCTGGGCCGGAGCGATGCTCCCGGTCGGGGTCGGTGCCGACTTTGGGCTGGTCGACCGGTTCACCGGGCCGGGCCGGCTGGGAATCACTTGCCATATTGGAAAGTCTATATTTGACTTTCCTTCTTGGCAAGTCAACGCTACGCGGTCGGGCCAGGAATTGGGGCGCCGTCTTGGTTCCTTGACCGGTCTCCGCCATCCGGAACTCAGACTGGCGAAGAACCCGAGGATGTCCGCGGCTGGAGCGGAGCGCCCTACGGTCGCGGACGCCGGATACGGGTGAGTAGTCGCGGGCAGGGACTCTTCTGGGATGGGCCGATGGCAGTTCTGAGGGATCGCAGTCGACGTTGGCGTACATCGAAGGCGCACCCGTGGCATACACCGATGCCTTCTGCGAGTTCCCCAACCTGGAGGCTCTAGCGGACACTGGGGTAGGCAGCGACTTTTCAGACGTTGGGGTATGCAACCCAAAGCTAAGCGATTTGGGTATAAGCGCGTGGCGCGAATCG
This region includes:
- a CDS encoding transcriptional regulator, which encodes MKKPPAAFNEVIHSPTRLRICSLLRRVSELEFSVIRDTLGLNDANLSKNLKVLADAGLVKQRKESSSLRADARRLTWVALTPAGKESLEAHLAALAQIAEGVPG